One genomic segment of Novisyntrophococcus fermenticellae includes these proteins:
- a CDS encoding spermidine synthase has product METRNILKNKYYLYMTEFFAGMSVMAVELGASRLLAPYFSSSQIVWTIIIGTIMIAMALGNIWGGRSADKNPNPDKLYMRIIVAAIWIAAIPLVGRYIILGISALLILVVNNNFLILAAFIACMVIFVFPLFLLGTVTPSLARYTVKSLDDSGKTVGTLGAFNTIGSIIGTFVPTFVTIPAVGTSITFLIFAGILLALGLLYFFSKKTKKAAGITAIVLFLICCIFGYSDSFAFWEKNLLAEEESVYNYLQVKDMDDRVILSTNVLFGVQSVMMKQNTLTGMYYDYALAAPVMAGAKEKGSSDLLILGMGTGTYARQCLKYFDGINVEGVEIDEKITNLAHKYFELPKSVSVTTYDGRAYLQAVDKKYDVIMVDAYQDITIPFQMSSVEFFTMVKEHLKDNGVMVVNMNMHSEEKGNINAYLSDTIAEVFPESYTVDVAGSTNRVLFAGSGNVKNAFNQHINELEAGDLKDLMQEISASMELYDKGNYLLTDDKAPVELLGMKVIDELIQNEIGYYKQLFRDEGIKGLLGQL; this is encoded by the coding sequence ATGGAGACACGGAACATCCTTAAGAATAAATATTATCTGTATATGACGGAGTTTTTTGCAGGTATGTCTGTCATGGCAGTGGAATTGGGAGCCAGCCGCCTTCTGGCTCCTTACTTCAGTTCATCCCAGATTGTATGGACGATTATCATTGGAACTATCATGATTGCCATGGCCTTAGGTAATATTTGGGGAGGCAGAAGCGCGGATAAGAATCCGAATCCGGATAAACTTTATATGCGGATTATTGTGGCAGCAATATGGATTGCGGCTATTCCCTTGGTGGGGCGTTATATTATTCTGGGAATTTCTGCACTTCTGATTCTGGTTGTCAACAATAATTTCCTGATTTTGGCTGCCTTTATCGCATGTATGGTTATCTTTGTCTTTCCTTTATTTCTTCTGGGAACTGTTACCCCCTCTTTGGCCAGATACACGGTGAAGAGTTTGGATGACAGTGGAAAGACGGTCGGAACATTAGGCGCATTTAATACCATAGGAAGTATTATCGGTACATTTGTTCCCACTTTTGTTACGATACCGGCAGTGGGGACATCGATCACTTTTTTGATATTTGCAGGAATTCTGCTGGCTTTGGGACTTCTTTACTTTTTCAGTAAAAAGACGAAAAAAGCCGCCGGCATAACCGCCATTGTGCTTTTCCTGATTTGCTGTATATTTGGCTATTCTGACAGCTTTGCTTTCTGGGAAAAAAATCTTCTGGCGGAGGAAGAGTCCGTTTATAACTATCTTCAGGTAAAGGACATGGATGACCGTGTGATACTTTCCACGAACGTACTCTTCGGAGTACAGTCGGTTATGATGAAGCAGAATACCCTGACCGGCATGTATTATGACTATGCGTTGGCTGCACCTGTGATGGCGGGGGCAAAAGAGAAGGGGTCTTCAGATCTTCTGATACTTGGTATGGGCACCGGAACCTACGCAAGACAATGTCTTAAGTACTTTGATGGAATAAATGTCGAGGGTGTAGAAATTGATGAGAAGATCACGAACCTGGCTCATAAGTATTTTGAATTGCCAAAGTCCGTTTCTGTCACCACCTATGACGGACGTGCCTATCTGCAGGCTGTGGACAAAAAGTATGATGTGATTATGGTGGATGCCTATCAGGATATCACAATACCATTCCAGATGTCATCCGTGGAATTCTTTACGATGGTGAAGGAACATCTGAAGGATAATGGTGTAATGGTAGTTAATATGAATATGCATTCGGAAGAAAAAGGAAATATCAATGCGTATCTGTCTGATACAATTGCCGAGGTGTTTCCTGAATCTTATACAGTAGATGTAGCCGGATCCACCAACAGGGTACTTTTTGCCGGCAGCGGGAATGTAAAAAACGCTTTCAATCAGCATATAAACGAGCTTGAAGCCGGAGATTTAAAAGACCTGATGCAGGAGATATCCGCTTCCATGGAATTGTATGATAAGGGAAACTATCTATTGACAGATGATAAAGCGCCCGTAGAATTATTGGGTATGAAGGTCATAGATGAATTGATACAAAATGAAATAGGTTATTATAAGCAATTATTCAGAGATGAAGGAATCAAAGGTCTGCTTGGCCAGCTTTGA
- the hisG gene encoding ATP phosphoribosyltransferase has protein sequence MRYLTIALGKGRLAWQTMQLFEKIGITCEEMKDKSSRKLIFVNEEQKLRFFLAKGPDVPTYVEYGAADIGIVGRDTILEENRKLFEVLDLGYGRCNMCVCGPESAKEYLQHAQLIRVATKYPNIAKDYFYNKKHQTVEIIKLNGSIELAPIVGLSEVIVDIVETGSTLRENGLQVLEEVCSLSARMVVNPVSMKMENPRISSLVMQLKAAISERV, from the coding sequence ATGAGATATCTGACAATCGCACTGGGAAAAGGGAGATTAGCCTGGCAGACCATGCAGCTATTTGAAAAAATAGGAATTACCTGTGAAGAAATGAAGGATAAAAGTTCCAGAAAACTGATTTTTGTAAATGAAGAACAGAAACTTCGATTCTTTCTGGCAAAAGGACCTGACGTACCTACCTATGTGGAATATGGAGCAGCAGACATTGGAATTGTGGGCAGAGATACCATACTGGAGGAGAATCGAAAACTTTTTGAGGTACTGGATTTGGGTTATGGCCGCTGCAACATGTGCGTATGCGGCCCTGAGTCCGCAAAAGAATATCTGCAGCATGCGCAGTTAATCAGGGTTGCCACCAAATATCCCAATATAGCGAAGGATTATTTTTATAATAAAAAGCATCAGACAGTTGAAATTATCAAATTGAACGGTTCCATAGAACTTGCTCCCATTGTGGGTCTTTCGGAAGTAATCGTGGATATCGTTGAGACCGGAAGCACGTTACGGGAAAATGGGCTGCAGGTGCTTGAAGAGGTGTGTTCCTTATCGGCCCGTATGGTGGTGAATCCAGTCAGCATGAAGATGGAGAATCCAAGAATTTCCAGCCTGGTTATGCAGCTAAAGGCAGCGATTTCGGAGCGGGTCTAA
- the hisZ gene encoding ATP phosphoribosyltransferase regulatory subunit, which produces MERLIHTPEGVRDIYDSECEKKKYLQQQVYTVFQSFGYQSIETPSFEYFDVFSREVGTTPSKDLYKFFDRDGNTLVLRPDFTPSIARAVSMYYMQEEMPIRLCYQGSVFVNSSSYRGHMNEATQMGVELLNDDSAAADAELIAMIVQVMQKSGLKEFQISIGQVDYFNSLVEEAGLEEEAAAKLGEMISIRNQFGALEFLEKLQLKEELRTALGALSQMLGTTEVLGRARAVTKNKKAIKAVQHLEDIYHILKSYGLEQYVTFDFGMLSKFKYYTGIIFQAYTYQTGEAVVTGGRYNDLLEHFGKRASAVGFTILMDQLQSALERQGIRIPVRNCRTMILYADFLENMAVRIASDHRLRGMEVACVRFEHGRVLEDYKAYGRRAHFGGIVYLQSEQEAFAINLWEEDVHSIDVAKYLL; this is translated from the coding sequence ATGGAACGTTTGATACATACACCGGAAGGTGTCCGCGACATATATGATTCTGAATGCGAAAAGAAGAAGTATCTGCAGCAGCAGGTGTACACTGTATTCCAGTCCTTTGGCTATCAAAGTATTGAAACTCCTTCTTTTGAGTACTTTGATGTATTCAGCAGGGAAGTCGGGACAACGCCCTCAAAAGATTTGTATAAGTTTTTTGACAGGGATGGAAACACGCTGGTATTGAGACCGGATTTTACCCCTTCCATTGCCAGAGCGGTTTCCATGTATTATATGCAGGAAGAGATGCCAATCCGTCTTTGCTATCAGGGAAGTGTATTTGTAAACAGCAGCAGCTACAGGGGACATATGAACGAGGCCACGCAGATGGGTGTGGAATTGTTAAATGATGACAGTGCCGCTGCCGATGCGGAATTAATCGCGATGATTGTACAGGTCATGCAGAAATCAGGTCTGAAGGAGTTTCAGATCAGTATCGGACAGGTGGATTACTTTAATTCTCTGGTTGAAGAAGCCGGTCTTGAGGAAGAGGCGGCAGCAAAGCTTGGGGAGATGATTTCCATCAGGAATCAGTTCGGAGCGCTTGAATTCCTGGAAAAGCTGCAGCTTAAAGAAGAGCTTCGGACAGCTCTGGGGGCGCTTTCGCAGATGCTTGGCACAACAGAGGTTCTGGGCAGAGCCAGGGCAGTAACAAAGAACAAAAAAGCAATCAAGGCTGTACAGCATCTGGAGGATATCTATCATATTCTTAAGAGCTATGGACTGGAACAGTATGTGACATTCGATTTTGGAATGTTGAGTAAATTTAAGTATTATACAGGAATTATTTTTCAGGCATATACCTATCAGACAGGCGAAGCTGTAGTGACCGGCGGACGCTATAACGATCTTTTGGAGCATTTTGGAAAGAGGGCATCGGCAGTTGGATTTACGATCCTTATGGATCAGCTGCAATCTGCATTGGAACGTCAGGGAATCCGAATCCCCGTCCGCAATTGCAGAACGATGATTTTATATGCTGATTTTCTGGAGAACATGGCGGTCCGGATCGCATCGGATCATCGCTTGCGGGGTATGGAAGTGGCCTGCGTGAGGTTTGAACACGGACGTGTATTGGAAGATTATAAGGCATACGGACGGAGGGCGCATTTTGGGGGAATTGTGTATCTTCAATCCGAACAGGAAGCATTTGCAATCAACCTCTGGGAAGAGGATGTCCACAGTATTGATGTTGCAAAATACCTGTTATAG
- the hisB gene encoding imidazoleglycerol-phosphate dehydratase HisB, translated as MADRIAIEERNTKETQIKVKLNLDGSGKADIDTGIGFFDHMLDGFARHGFFDLYVKVLGDLQVDGHHTVEDTGIVLGTVISRALGDKRGIRRYGSMILPMDETLILCAVDLSGRSYLSFDGAFTQEMLGNMETEMIREFFYAVSCNAGMNLHLKILDGYNNHHKAEGMFKAFAKALDEATGFDPRIRDVLSTKGSL; from the coding sequence ATGGCAGACAGAATTGCAATAGAAGAAAGAAATACGAAAGAAACACAGATTAAGGTGAAATTAAATCTGGATGGCAGCGGAAAGGCAGATATTGATACCGGAATCGGATTCTTTGACCACATGCTGGATGGTTTTGCCCGGCATGGTTTTTTCGACCTGTATGTAAAGGTTCTGGGAGATTTGCAGGTGGATGGACATCATACGGTAGAAGATACCGGAATTGTACTGGGAACGGTTATTTCCAGAGCCCTTGGAGATAAAAGAGGGATCAGACGCTACGGCAGCATGATTTTGCCTATGGATGAGACTTTGATTCTCTGTGCAGTAGATTTAAGCGGAAGATCTTATCTTTCCTTCGATGGTGCCTTTACACAGGAGATGCTGGGAAATATGGAAACGGAGATGATTCGGGAATTTTTCTATGCTGTATCCTGCAATGCAGGCATGAACCTGCATCTTAAGATTCTGGATGGATACAATAATCATCATAAGGCAGAAGGGATGTTTAAAGCATTTGCGAAAGCCCTTGATGAAGCAACGGGATTTGATCCGAGAATCAGGGATGTGTTGTCCACAAAAGGAAGCCTGTAG
- the hisIE gene encoding bifunctional phosphoribosyl-AMP cyclohydrolase/phosphoribosyl-ATP diphosphatase HisIE, translating into MMDKLIIPCIYLKEGKAKTGFEASDDFELSDPVSLARRYGNEGADAVLVFDFSKGDAAHEEAIGTIREICAAAETPVIAAGNIRRMEDVKKLIYAGCRKTVLNFEKESNRELLEEVSKKFGKEKMVIYLPSADYYNRYKERVESYAGRLLCAPEVQEQLVNKTKLPFLVLEDGADAFAALSKDGVFAVTGLSLCRENFMDLKARCIKAGIPVNTFQSKIAWAEFQLNSDGLIPVVVQDYQTDEVLMLAYMNEEAFNTTLTTGKMTYWSRSRQELWTKGLTSGHLQYVKTLALDCDKDTILAKVSQIGAACHTGNRSCFFQELIRKEYDDTNPLRVFQRVYDIISDRKLHPKDGSYTNYLFDKGIDKILKKVGEESTEIVIAAKNPDKEEIKYEISDFLYHVMVLMVEKGVTWEEITRELAHR; encoded by the coding sequence ATTATGGATAAATTGATTATTCCCTGTATTTACCTGAAAGAGGGGAAGGCAAAGACAGGATTTGAAGCATCCGATGATTTCGAATTGTCAGATCCCGTTTCGTTGGCCAGACGCTATGGGAATGAAGGAGCCGATGCAGTTCTCGTCTTTGACTTTTCCAAAGGAGATGCAGCACATGAAGAAGCAATTGGTACAATCCGGGAGATTTGTGCTGCGGCAGAGACACCTGTAATCGCTGCAGGAAATATCCGGCGGATGGAGGATGTGAAGAAGCTGATTTATGCCGGATGCCGGAAAACAGTTTTAAATTTTGAAAAAGAATCCAATCGGGAACTTCTGGAAGAGGTATCTAAAAAATTCGGGAAAGAGAAGATGGTGATTTATCTTCCTTCAGCGGATTATTATAACAGATACAAGGAGAGAGTTGAATCCTATGCCGGGAGATTGCTGTGTGCTCCGGAAGTCCAGGAGCAGCTTGTGAATAAAACAAAGCTTCCCTTTCTGGTGCTGGAGGACGGAGCCGATGCATTTGCCGCACTATCGAAGGATGGGGTTTTTGCAGTGACAGGCCTGTCTCTGTGCAGGGAGAATTTTATGGATCTTAAAGCAAGATGTATAAAAGCAGGGATACCCGTAAACACCTTTCAAAGCAAGATTGCATGGGCAGAGTTTCAATTGAATTCCGACGGCCTGATTCCGGTAGTGGTGCAGGATTATCAGACCGATGAAGTACTGATGCTGGCCTATATGAACGAAGAAGCCTTCAACACTACATTGACCACAGGTAAGATGACTTACTGGAGCCGGAGCAGACAAGAACTGTGGACAAAGGGTCTGACCTCAGGTCATCTGCAATATGTAAAAACTCTGGCCCTGGATTGTGACAAGGATACAATACTCGCAAAGGTTTCCCAAATCGGAGCCGCCTGCCACACCGGAAACCGATCCTGCTTTTTTCAGGAGCTGATTCGAAAAGAATATGATGATACGAATCCTTTACGTGTATTTCAGCGGGTTTATGATATAATAAGCGACAGAAAGCTGCATCCGAAGGATGGATCTTATACCAATTACCTTTTTGATAAGGGAATCGATAAGATTTTGAAGAAAGTGGGAGAAGAGAGTACCGAAATCGTGATTGCAGCCAAAAATCCTGATAAAGAGGAAATCAAGTACGAGATTTCTGATTTTCTCTATCATGTGATGGTACTGATGGTTGAAAAGGGAGTGACCTGGGAAGAAATCACAAGAGAACTGGCACATAGGTAA
- the lepB gene encoding signal peptidase I, which translates to MKNQKNTKKAEETSLGREIWEYVKLIVIVVVVMVGLQRFVIINAQIPSESMEDNIMTGDRIFGNRLAYIKSDPKRFDVVIFKFPDDEKQYFIKRVIGLPGETVDVIDGKVYIDGSDTPLDDSFCKEEPLGVKDGHFEVPEGAYFMLGDNRNVSRDSRWWNHPYVMKEKILGKAVFRYWPLTRISLVK; encoded by the coding sequence ATGAAAAATCAAAAAAACACAAAAAAGGCAGAGGAAACTTCTTTAGGCCGTGAGATATGGGAATATGTGAAACTGATCGTAATCGTGGTAGTGGTTATGGTGGGGTTGCAGAGATTCGTAATCATTAATGCACAGATACCCTCAGAATCCATGGAGGATAATATCATGACCGGCGACCGGATTTTTGGCAACCGGCTGGCCTACATTAAATCGGATCCGAAGCGTTTTGACGTGGTAATCTTCAAATTTCCGGATGATGAAAAGCAGTATTTTATCAAGCGTGTCATAGGGCTTCCTGGTGAGACCGTAGATGTTATTGACGGAAAAGTTTATATCGATGGTTCTGATACACCACTGGATGACAGCTTCTGTAAAGAAGAGCCCCTGGGAGTGAAGGATGGACATTTTGAGGTTCCGGAAGGCGCGTACTTCATGCTGGGCGACAACAGGAACGTATCAAGGGATTCCCGCTGGTGGAATCATCCATATGTTATGAAAGAAAAAATTTTGGGCAAGGCAGTTTTCAGATATTGGCCGCTTACCAGGATTTCTCTGGTCAAATGA
- the hisD gene encoding histidinol dehydrogenase: MRIVKLTKESADHILENMLKRSPTQYVRQEEAVAGIIAEVRKDGDAALFRFTRRFDGAAIDAGSIQVTEKEIREAYEQVDPSLLEVIQKALVNIRDYHEKQKQNSWFDSTPKGTILGQKVTPMARVGVYVPGGKAVYPSSVLMNIVPAKVAGVEEIIMTTPCNPEGKVNPAVLAAASEAGVDKIFKAGGAQAVAALAYGTESIPKVDKIVGPGNIYVALAKKAVYGNVSIDSIAGPSEILVLADESANPRYVAADLLSQAEHDELASAILITTSQRLAEEVSSEVEGFLKVLSRKEIIKKSLENFGYILVAETQDEAIETANAIASEHLEIVMRNPFEVMTKIKNAGAIFLGEYSCEPLGDYFAGPNHILPTNGTSKFFSPLSVDDFVKKSSIIYYSRDALQDIHEEIEQFAVSEQLTAHANSIAVRFEEE, translated from the coding sequence ATGAGAATTGTAAAATTGACAAAAGAATCAGCAGATCACATTCTGGAGAATATGTTAAAAAGAAGCCCGACACAGTACGTCCGGCAGGAAGAGGCTGTCGCCGGTATTATTGCCGAGGTTCGGAAGGATGGAGACGCGGCTCTGTTTCGTTTCACCAGAAGGTTTGATGGAGCAGCTATAGATGCAGGCAGCATTCAGGTTACGGAGAAAGAAATCAGGGAAGCATATGAGCAAGTGGATCCTTCTTTACTGGAGGTGATACAAAAAGCCCTTGTAAATATCAGAGATTACCATGAAAAACAAAAGCAGAACAGCTGGTTTGACAGCACGCCCAAAGGAACGATACTGGGTCAGAAGGTTACCCCGATGGCAAGGGTAGGTGTCTACGTTCCAGGAGGAAAGGCGGTGTATCCGTCCTCTGTTCTGATGAATATCGTTCCGGCGAAAGTTGCAGGTGTGGAAGAGATTATTATGACCACCCCCTGTAATCCGGAAGGGAAAGTAAACCCGGCAGTTCTGGCTGCCGCCAGTGAAGCCGGTGTTGATAAGATATTTAAAGCCGGAGGTGCACAGGCCGTAGCCGCGCTGGCATACGGAACAGAAAGCATTCCTAAGGTTGATAAAATCGTGGGGCCGGGCAACATCTATGTGGCCCTGGCTAAAAAAGCAGTTTATGGGAATGTGAGTATTGATTCCATAGCGGGTCCGAGTGAGATACTGGTACTTGCCGATGAAAGCGCCAATCCCCGGTATGTGGCGGCAGATCTGTTATCACAGGCTGAGCATGACGAGCTGGCCTCCGCCATATTGATTACTACCAGTCAGAGACTGGCAGAGGAAGTTTCCAGCGAAGTGGAGGGCTTTCTGAAGGTATTGTCCAGAAAAGAAATCATAAAAAAGTCATTAGAGAACTTTGGATATATTCTGGTTGCCGAAACGCAGGACGAGGCCATTGAAACAGCGAATGCCATCGCCTCCGAGCATCTGGAAATCGTGATGCGAAATCCATTTGAAGTAATGACAAAGATTAAGAATGCGGGTGCAATTTTTCTGGGAGAATATAGTTGTGAACCGCTGGGTGATTATTTTGCAGGGCCGAATCATATTCTGCCTACCAACGGAACCAGTAAATTCTTTTCTCCACTTTCTGTGGATGATTTTGTTAAGAAATCCAGCATTATTTATTATTCGCGGGATGCACTTCAAGACATCCATGAGGAAATCGAACAGTTTGCAGTATCGGAACAATTGACAGCTCATGCAAATTCCATTGCTGTAAGGTTTGAAGAGGAGTAG
- a CDS encoding YgiQ family radical SAM protein, whose translation MGFLPTTMEEMEQAGIEQLDFVYVTGDAYVDHSSFGTAIISRVLEANGYRVGIIAQPDWRKEESIRIFGEPRLGFLVSSGNMDSMVNHYTVSKKHRSTDAYSPGGRMGLRPDRAVTVYSNLIRRSYKHTPVILGGIEASLRRLAHYDYWSDSLKRSLLLDSGANMISYGMGEHSIVEIADALNSGLDIKDITFIPGTVYRTREIDSLQDFVILPNYESMRADKLEYAKSFRIQYQNTDSITAKTLVEDYGNQGYVVQNPPARPLTTQEMDDIYSLPYMRTWHPVYNKDGGIPAILEVRFSLTSNRGCFGGCSFCALTFHQGRVVQTRSHPSLVQEAYQMAEDPAFKGYIHDVGGPTADFREPSCKKQLDKGVCSNRQCLYPTPCKNLKADHRDYIKLLQELRKIPKVKKVFIRSGIRFDYVMADSSEDFLKELVQYHISGQLRVAPEHVSNRVLSLMGKPGHEVYQSFLKKYNQMNVKTGKKQYALPYFMSSHPGCGLTEAVELAEYIRDMGFTPEQVQDFYPTPSTLSTCMFYTGVNPLTMEKVYVPANPHEKAMQRALIQYKNPANYELVKEALVKAGREDLIGFERRCLIRPGKKGQAQGFPDKKSYNHRNVVVKKKKVIRNVHRKKTGGI comes from the coding sequence ATGGGATTTTTACCAACAACAATGGAAGAGATGGAACAAGCAGGAATTGAACAGCTGGATTTTGTCTATGTGACGGGTGATGCCTATGTGGATCATTCTTCCTTTGGCACGGCCATCATAAGCCGCGTTCTGGAGGCCAATGGTTATCGGGTGGGAATTATCGCCCAGCCTGATTGGAGGAAGGAGGAAAGCATCCGTATATTTGGTGAACCACGGCTTGGTTTTCTGGTCTCTTCCGGTAATATGGATTCTATGGTGAATCACTATACGGTATCCAAAAAACACAGGAGCACAGATGCCTATTCCCCAGGAGGACGCATGGGGCTAAGGCCTGACAGGGCAGTAACCGTCTACAGCAACCTGATCCGTAGAAGTTATAAGCATACACCTGTTATTCTGGGGGGAATTGAGGCCAGTCTTCGAAGGCTTGCCCATTATGATTACTGGTCCGATTCGCTGAAACGTTCCCTCTTGCTGGATTCAGGAGCGAATATGATCTCTTACGGTATGGGAGAGCATTCGATTGTAGAGATAGCAGATGCTCTGAACAGTGGTTTAGATATCAAAGATATCACCTTTATACCTGGGACGGTCTATCGGACCCGGGAAATTGATTCCTTACAGGACTTTGTAATTCTTCCGAATTATGAATCCATGAGGGCGGACAAACTGGAGTATGCAAAAAGTTTTCGTATCCAGTATCAGAATACAGATTCAATTACTGCAAAGACTCTGGTGGAGGATTATGGAAATCAAGGCTATGTAGTACAGAATCCGCCTGCCAGACCTTTGACTACGCAAGAGATGGATGATATATATTCTCTTCCCTATATGCGCACATGGCATCCTGTATACAATAAAGATGGTGGGATTCCTGCCATATTGGAAGTCAGATTTTCACTCACCAGTAACAGAGGATGCTTTGGTGGATGCAGCTTCTGTGCACTTACTTTTCATCAGGGTCGGGTTGTACAGACCAGAAGTCATCCATCTCTGGTTCAGGAGGCTTATCAGATGGCAGAGGATCCTGCATTTAAGGGATATATTCACGATGTGGGAGGACCCACAGCAGACTTTCGGGAACCTTCCTGTAAAAAACAATTGGATAAAGGCGTTTGTTCCAACCGGCAATGCCTGTATCCCACTCCCTGCAAAAACTTAAAGGCGGATCACCGTGATTACATTAAATTGCTGCAGGAGTTACGTAAGATACCTAAAGTGAAAAAGGTGTTTATCCGATCCGGAATCCGTTTTGATTATGTCATGGCTGATTCGTCTGAGGATTTTTTAAAGGAACTGGTCCAGTATCACATTAGCGGACAGCTGAGGGTAGCACCGGAGCATGTTTCCAACCGTGTTTTAAGCCTGATGGGCAAACCCGGACATGAAGTGTACCAGTCCTTCTTAAAGAAATATAACCAGATGAATGTGAAAACAGGAAAAAAGCAGTATGCATTGCCTTATTTTATGTCCTCACACCCGGGATGCGGCCTTACGGAAGCGGTGGAGCTGGCAGAATATATCAGAGATATGGGATTCACACCGGAACAGGTGCAGGACTTCTACCCTACCCCATCTACGCTTTCCACCTGTATGTTTTATACTGGCGTCAATCCACTGACCATGGAAAAAGTTTATGTGCCGGCGAACCCGCATGAAAAAGCCATGCAGAGAGCTTTGATTCAATATAAAAATCCTGCAAATTATGAACTGGTGAAGGAAGCTCTTGTTAAGGCAGGGAGAGAAGATCTGATCGGTTTTGAACGCAGGTGTCTGATACGTCCCGGAAAGAAGGGACAGGCACAGGGTTTCCCGGACAAGAAATCATATAATCATAGAAATGTTGTCGTTAAAAAGAAAAAAGTGATAAGAAATGTGCATCGAAAGAAGACCGGAGGAATATGA
- a CDS encoding RluA family pseudouridine synthase: MRELNITKSEEQQRLDKYLLRYLKNTGTGFVYRMIRKKNITLNGKKPRGNELLKEGDVVRLYLAEDTILRFQGDGMDEQFPVSDSLHILYEDAHILAVNKPAGMLSQKAGVKDVSINEYLLGYLIQSGQMTREDFLKYRPGICNRLDRNTSGLILGAKTLQAARVLSDLIRTHELEKYYLTIVHGELRESGHVTAYLKKEETDNKVRVEPVPFEGGELIETAYQPIGYNGRATLLMVQLITGRTHQIRSHLAWLSHPVIGDTKYGRKDINDYYRKTYGLKHQLLHAYQIGFPKLTGELGNLSGIRIEAPLPELFSLILTDTGLSTELNKGKGTPE; this comes from the coding sequence ATGAGAGAGCTGAACATAACAAAGTCAGAGGAGCAGCAGCGCCTGGATAAGTATCTTCTCCGTTATCTGAAAAATACCGGTACCGGATTTGTCTATCGGATGATAAGGAAAAAAAATATAACATTAAACGGAAAAAAGCCCAGAGGAAATGAGTTATTAAAGGAAGGGGATGTCGTACGGCTGTATCTTGCAGAGGATACTATTTTAAGATTTCAAGGTGACGGCATGGATGAACAGTTTCCTGTTTCGGATTCTCTGCATATTCTTTATGAAGATGCGCATATTCTGGCGGTGAATAAACCCGCAGGTATGTTGTCCCAGAAGGCAGGTGTGAAGGATGTTTCCATCAACGAATATTTGCTGGGTTATCTGATACAATCCGGACAGATGACGCGTGAAGACTTTCTAAAGTATCGGCCGGGAATATGCAACCGGCTGGACCGCAATACCAGCGGATTGATTCTGGGAGCTAAAACATTGCAGGCAGCCAGAGTACTTTCAGATTTGATTCGGACCCATGAACTTGAGAAGTATTATCTGACGATTGTCCATGGAGAATTAAGGGAATCCGGTCATGTGACTGCATATCTGAAAAAAGAAGAGACTGATAATAAAGTCAGGGTTGAACCTGTCCCTTTTGAAGGTGGGGAGTTAATCGAAACCGCATATCAGCCCATAGGGTATAATGGAAGAGCAACACTTCTTATGGTACAGCTTATCACGGGGAGAACCCACCAGATCAGAAGCCATCTGGCCTGGCTTTCCCATCCTGTGATCGGAGATACCAAATATGGCAGGAAAGACATCAATGATTATTACAGAAAAACATATGGGTTAAAGCATCAGCTGCTGCACGCATACCAAATCGGTTTTCCAAAGCTTACAGGGGAACTGGGTAATTTATCAGGAATCCGGATTGAAGCACCACTTCCGGAGCTGTTTTCTTTAATTCTTACTGACACTGGGTTATCAACCGAACTAAACAAAGGAAAGGGGACACCGGAATGA
- a CDS encoding Holliday junction resolvase RecU: MATWNSRGLRGSTLEDLINRTAEQYREKGLALIQKVPTPITPINIDKESRHITLAYFEKKSTVDYIGAVQGIPVCFDAKECATDSFPLSNVHDHQADFMEDFEKQGGIAFFLLYYTARDVYYYLRLCDLQVFRKRARGGGRKSFKIEELNPRYFLKTNSFYFVPFLDGIQMDLEDRD; the protein is encoded by the coding sequence ATGGCTACATGGAATTCCAGGGGTCTCCGGGGTTCTACACTGGAGGACTTAATTAACCGGACTGCAGAGCAGTACAGAGAGAAAGGACTGGCACTGATTCAGAAAGTGCCCACTCCTATCACTCCAATTAATATTGATAAAGAAAGCAGGCATATCACCCTGGCTTATTTTGAAAAGAAAAGTACTGTGGATTATATAGGAGCCGTCCAGGGGATACCGGTTTGCTTTGATGCAAAGGAATGTGCCACAGACTCTTTCCCACTGTCTAATGTACACGACCATCAGGCAGATTTTATGGAAGATTTTGAAAAACAGGGCGGAATTGCTTTTTTCCTGCTTTATTATACGGCAAGAGATGTATACTATTATCTCAGATTATGTGATCTTCAGGTATTCCGGAAACGGGCCCGGGGCGGAGGCAGAAAAAGTTTTAAAATTGAGGAATTGAATCCCAGATACTTTTTAAAGACAAACAGTTTTTATTTTGTTCCGTTTCTGGATGGAATACAGATGGATCTGGAAGATAGGGATTGA